The Gemmatimonas sp. genome contains the following window.
AACGTCCCACGTCCATCGTTTCCGGAATACCGCCGATGTCACTTCCCAGCACGGGGATACCGCACGCCTGCGCCTCGATCAGCACGCGGCCGAACGACTCGCGTTTAGTCGACGGCAGCGCGAGGAGATCGAGCGCGGAATAGTACGGGTGCACGTCATCCGCCCACGGGTGCCGCACGTGGCGCTCCGGCGCGTCAGCGGAGCGGATGATGTCGTCCAGCTCGTGTTCGCAGAGGCCGCTGCCAAGCCACAGCGCATGCACGCGCGAATCTCGCGCCATCGCCTGATTGAGCGCATGCGCGAAGGGAATCACGCCCTTATTCCGTTCCAATCGACCGATGAAGCCAACCACGATCGCATCGTACGGCAAGCCAAGCGTGGTCCGCACGGTGGCGCGTGACGCGACGTTGGGATGAAATGCGCCCGTATCGACGGAGTTGTACAGCACGTGACTGCGCGAGGGCGCCACCCCGCGGTCGGTAATCCACGCCCGCAGATCGTGCGACGGCACAATGAAGTCCCAGCGAAGCCTCGTCAGGATGAGCCGATTGACACGCTTGAGCCCCGCGTGATGCAGGAAGAACGCCGCCGGCACACCGCACTGCGTGGCCACCACACCCGTACCCCAGTAGTCGCGCTCGAAGGTGGCGAACACCGCGTCGGCGCCACGCTGCGTGATCGCGCGACGTACGGTGCGCATGGCACTCGCGCGATACGTGCTGGTGAACGCCGCGTCGTGGAGGGTGATTCGCGGGTCGGCCTGCAGCGTACCCCACAGTGCGCTCCCTGCTTGCGCGACGACGCTGATCTGATGGCCGGCGTCCGCGAGCGCACTGGTCAAACTCACCAGATGCGCGGCGGCACCACCCACGTCGGGCAGTGTCGCCACAAACACGAGTCGCAACGCGTCGCGCATCGAATCTACGGTGCGCTCTTCGAGAACGAGCCTTCCGCTCCAGCGAGCGCGACCGAGCCGTTTTTCGCGCGGGTACTCGACCGCACGCGGGCGAACAGCGAGTCCACGCGCATCGGCGAAATCGCCGCGCTCCACGCGAAGATCGCCGGCGTCTTCCCACGCTTCGGCGTGGCCACCCGCGCCCCACTGTACCAGATCGTCACACTATCAGGCGACGTGACCGCAAACGTCGAGCGGTACACGGCCGCCGAGAACGGCGCGAACTCACCGGGGGCGAGCACGGATGACGGATACGTGGTCCACGTGAACCCATCGCGGCTCGTGGCCAGGAACAGGCTGCTCGTCATGCATCCACGGCCGCTCTTGTACGCGGCCGTGAGCGCCCAATACTCGCCACGTGATTCGATGTACTGCACATCGAGATGCCACGGCACGTAGCCGGGCTGTCCCAAGCCACTCGCCTTTCGCGATGACCACGTGATGCCGTCGGCGGATCGGCGCACCGTGACGCGCGACGCCTTGGCCGAGCAGCCCGACGTTCCCGCGTCCACCTGATACATGCGCCAGTCGCCATCGGCCGTGCGTACCACGCTCGGCGACACCACGTACCGACCGGAATCCGCCGCGACTTTCGTCGGCACCGACCAACGCCTGCCGTCGTCGCTCGTCATCAACCAGACGTTGTCGGCCACGTGCGTCGTCTTGCCGTTGGCGCCGCGTGCATGCTCCACTTCGCGATAGTACATCCACAGGGCACCCGTGCGCGGCTCGAACACCAGGTCCGGGTCGGACAAGTAGCCACGCGTGGTGCGCGCGAGGGGATTCGTCACGCTGAGCGGCACATCCCACGACTCGCCGTCATGGCTCGCGAATACCGACGGATTCTCCAGTAACGTCGAGCTGCGCGCGTACGGCGTGAGCGTGCTCCACAGCTGATAGCCGTTCCAGGTCTCCGGGAAGCGCACGACGTCGGGGTGTACCACCTCGCCCGATCCGTCGTAGGTCTGAAAGGCGAGCGCCTGCGGCCCCGCAGGGCCCAGCGCGGCCGGAGAGGCAAGCGCCAACGCGCTCGACGGCGTGGCCAGTGCACTCACGGTGGGGGAGGCAACGGGCTCGTTGAGCGTGGGCGCGTCACACGCCGCGAATTCGCCGATCACGAGGAGGGCGACGAGCGGCAACGAGAAGGACGAACGGACAACGACTTTCAAAGCGACGCCGGTGACAAAGAGTGGCGAAACAGCAGCGTAGATGGACCTTAGCCAATTCTGTGTCGCGGACCTAGCCCTCCGCATGAGCACGGCACGCTAAGATTCTGTGATAATCGGTGCGTGCCGGTGGTGAAACGGCGAAACATCGGGCTCGGCGGCTGCGTACCGAGCTGTTCAAGACTTCTGATACCGCCTTCGTCCGTCTGAACAATGCCCTTCCGTTCCGAACAGTATCAAACGATGCACCGCTGGTCCCCGGTGATGATGCGGATGGCGGCGGTCTCGGCCGCGATCTTCGGCCTTGCCGTGATCGGTCTGGTGGTCGACGATCGTCTGATCACCGGCGCGCCGGCATGGCTCAAACCGGCCAAGTTCGGGGCGTCGGGGGCGATCTATCTGGTCACGATGTCGTTCATGATGCGCGACCTGTCACCGACGCCCACTGTCCGCGTTGCGAAGTCGCTCATCGCCTGGATTCTGGCGCTCGAAACCGCCGTGATCGCCGTACAAGCCGCGCGCGGTACCACGAGTCATTTCAACATCGATACGCCGCTCGATGCAGCGATCTTCAGTTCCATGGGCTTGGGCATCGCCACGGTGTGGATCATGTCGGCGGTGCTGCTCTGGAAGCATCTGCGTACACCGGCCGCCGACCGCACCATGGCGATGGCACTTCGCCTTGGCCTCGCCCTCAACATTGCCGGCGCCGGCGTGGGCTGGACGATGACGCAGCCTCGGCCAGCACAACTCGCCGCCATGCAGCGCGGCGAACGACCGTTTCGGGTGGGCTCCCACACCGTTGGCGCACCCGATGGCGGAGCCGGCCTAGCACTCACGCAGTGGAGCCGCGAGCACGGCGATCTGCGGATTCCCCACTTCGTCGGCATGCACGCCTGGCAGTTGCTACCGTTGCTCCTGCTCGGCCTTCGGCGTGTGCGCACGGCCAGCCATGATGGCACCGAGCGCGCAACCATACTCGTGGCGTCGACGGCCTGCGCCGCCGTGTTCATCGCGGCGTTGGTTCAGGCGCTCGCTGGCCACCCACTGATTCCCCCGTCCACGAGCTGACCATGTCCGATGCGCAACTGTTTCAGTATGCCAATACCACCGCGCTCCTGAGTTGGATCGTGCTGGCCGTACAGCCCAAACGCACCGCAGCGACGCTGCGCTTCGTCGTGCCGCTCGCGATGGCGGTGCTGTACATCTGGGCCTTGTCCACCGCGCCGGCCAATCCCGATGGCGGGTTCGGATCACTGGCGCAGGTCAAGGCGCTCTTCACGCAAGACCGCGTGATCCTTGCCGGGTGGGTGCACTATCTGGCCTTCGATTTCTTCATCGGGTGCTGGATGGTGATGGACGCGGCCGAGCGCGGCATCAAGCATCTGCTGGTGATCCCGTGCATGCTGCTGACGTTCATGTTCGGGCCGGTGGGGCTGATGCTGTACGTCGGCTTGCGAACGGCCATCAGTGGGCGCGCTGTGAAGACCGCGTAGGCCTGCGCTACGCCGCGCTTCCCGCCCACGGCTTGATCCGTTTGAGTTCGGCGGCAATCGCCTTGGCGGCGACCGCGGTGTCATGCGCTGCCTGTGCCCGCAGCCAATAGCCGTTCGAGAGTCTGAAGAAGCGACAGAGACGAAGATCCGTATCGGCCGTGATAGCACGCCGCCCGGCCACGATCTCGCCGATACGCTGCGCCGGCACGCCAATCTCCTTGGCGACACGATACTTCGTGATTCCGAGCGGGAGCAGGAACTCCTCCCACAGGAGCTCGCCCGGCGTGACCGGCTTGAGTTTACGCGGCATGACCTGTCTCTCAGTGAGCGTCTCGTTTTGGGTCTCTTCTGCCCCCCGGTGCAATAGTAACGTCTGCCGTTACTAACGCCAAACGAGACTATCCTTAGCTGGGAGCGAAGCAGCAGCGGATTCGTAGCGGACGCAAGCAATTGATGACACACGTCCGGGCAATCGGGTGAACCGTGTGTAATGCCAGCCGCCCTGCTCTACTCCAGATATTTCGACGAGCAGGTTCTGAGAAAGCGTCCGTATCTACAGAAGTCGTGGTGCGAAGACGTCGTCCGTTCACCAGTTCGATGGGAGCGACAACCTGACGGTCGTTATAGATTTTGGGGACAGGTCGCCGATCTTGGCAGTCGGTATCTCCGGGTTGTGCTCCTTGATGATGGTCGGACTGTCCATAACGCCTTTCCCGATCGCGGATTCGTACCATGAAGCTCAATTATTTCCCTGAAACGGACTCGCTCTACATCGACCTCATTGACCGGGCGAGCGTAGAAAGTCGCGAGGTATCCGCTGGGGTGGTGCTCGACTACGACGCGGAAGGGCGCATCGTCGGCATCGACATCGACCACGCCAGTCAGACCGTCGATCTGCTTCGACTTGAGCTGCAAGCTCCACACATGGCCGTCGAGCGCACGGTCGCGTAGCAGCGAGCTCGCGGCCAACGTGGGCGAACAATGCTGCACGATTGTGCGTAGGGACGAATCGTTCCCGTGAGCCGGAACATCCTGGTGGTGCTGGGGTGATGCCCTCAAGAGGGAGCCCATGCTCCCGTCACGGTGACGTCATCGCGGTTCCGACCGGCTGTCAGATCCCAATACCAGCATTCGGTATTCCCCAATCAGGAGACGTACTGTGAAGCAATTGCTGCTCGTGGTCCTCGCGTCGATTACCATGGCCTGTGTATCCACCAACGCCACGCTGCTCAATCCCACGCCGTCCGGACGCGCGCCCATCGCGGAGAATCAGGTCCGCATTTTCCGTACGGCGGCGCAAGTAATGGGTAAGTACGAAGAAGTCGCCCTGCTCAACTCGACCGGTGAATCCAACTGGACGAACGAGCAGAAGATGATGGAGTCGATGCGCAAGAAAGCCGCGAGCCTCGGCGCCAACGGGGTCATTCTCGACGACATCAAGGAGGCCGGCGCCGGGGCCAAGGTCGCCGCTGCGGTGTTGGGCACGGGCACGCAACGAAAGGGTCGCGCCATCGCGATCTTCGTGTTCCCGGACTCGGCCGCGAAGGCCCCGTAGTAGACAGCTGTTTTCTATACATGAAGGCGGGATATGCATAGAAAGGGCTGCGTTTCTATGCATATCGTGCGCTGGGCGCATCACGACATCATCGTCGCCCTGCTCAAAGACATGGGGTTGCGACGCCCGCTGCCGGGCATGGGCGCGCCCCCGTCTCTCGCGCCCCGTAGCAAATTGACAGTATCGCATATATGCGATAAATCTTTGCGGTTCTCCGATGCCCCAGTATGCCATTCGGCTGTATCGGGAGCGGGACGGGCGAATCCCCTTCCACGACTGGATCGTGTCGCTCGCTCGGCAGAGAAGGACATACGTGACGACGGCCGATCGCCGGTCCTATCACCAACAGATCGCTTCCAGATATGCCTTTGCGAAAACAGCCAGCACCGCGGAACGACGGCACGTCCGCGATCGATGAGCTTTTTGGCGAAACGCCCGGTTGGTCCGGCGCGATGGGCGCCGCAGAGGTAGCCGTCGGCGTCGCACAAGCCATCTACGACCTCCGCGAACGACACGGGCTCACCCAGAAAGCATTGGCGGCGCGCATTGGTACGACCCAGTCCGTCATCGCCCGCCTCGAGGACGCTGACTACGAGGGTCACTCCCTGCGCATGATTGCGCGAATCGCCGCGGCTGTCGGCGAACGCGTCACCATCGCATTCAGCGGAGAGACCGAGCGCACGGTCGCCTAGGACTCAGTGGCTAGCACATGACGCAAAACGGCCCGCGAGATCACATCGATCAAGCGGGCCGTTCAACTAACAACTCCAAACTTCAACGCAAAACTCCAAACTCACCAGCGATCCACCGGCTTAATACCGAGGCCTCGTCTTCCGAGGTACCTTCCCACAATTCGCCGGCCAGTTCGCCGGCCATGTGCCCGGTGACCGATCGCGCTTGATGAACTCCGGGTCTTCACTCGCCAGGTACACCATCAGCGCGGCCAGCGTCGCGTTGTGCTTCACATCGTCGAACACGATTTTGTCGTACGTGTCGCGGTTGGTGTGCCACGTGTACGTGCCGTAGTTCCAGCCTACCGCACCCATGCCGAAGCTCGGGGTGCCGAAGCAAGCGAACACGGCGCCGTCGGTGCCGCCCGGGTTGCCGGTGGGCACGTCATTAAAGCTCCACGACACCACGTTCGCGCTCATGCTGTCGGTGAAGAAACCCGGCAGCTGCGTGTACCACTGCTTCAAGTGACGGCCGATGTCGGTGAGCCCCGAGCTCGACAGCGACTGCACACGTCCCGTGCCGTTGTCCTGATTGAAGAGCCCCTGCAGCCCCTTCATCACTTCCGGATGGTCTTCCGTGAACGCGGTGGAGCCGTTGAGGCCCTGCTCTTCGCTGGCCCAGTGACCCACCATGATCGTGCGCTTCGGATTCGGATACGCCTTCTTCAAGATGCGCATCGCTTCCATCGCCATCAGCGTGCCCGTGCCGTTGTCGGTGGCGCCGCTGGAGCCGTCCCACGAATCGAAGTGCGCCGACAGCATCACGTATTCATCGGGCTTCTCGCTGCCCTTGATCATCGCGATCGTGTTGAACGCCGGCTGTTCGCCGAGCAGTGCGGCATCGAGGTCGAGCGTCACCATCGGCTTCTGATTGTTCTCGGCCAGACGATACACGAGTGAATAATCTTCACACGTGAGCCCCACCGCCGGCGCCGTCGTGTTGTACGTCTCGAACACTTCGATCACGCCCCACCCGCCGGCGCCGCCCGCGCCACCGCCGCCGAAGCCACCACGGCCTGCTGCCGCCGCGGCGAGGCTCGACGCCGGTCCACCACCACGATCACTCGCGCCTGCCGGACGCTGACCGCCAGGGCCACCAGGTCCGCCAGGGCCACGACCACCGCCCGCGTTCTGCGCGGCGAACGGATTCGCGAAGCCCGAGAGCTTGTTGCGTGACGTGATCATGCCCACCACGCCCGCCTTCTCGAGACGCATGCCGAGGGTGCCCGTGCCGAGCCCCATGCCATAGCCCGTGCCGCGATAGAGCTTCGTGCTGTCGGGGCGGCCATTGGCGCCCGTCATCACGGCCCAATCTTGTTGTGTCTGCGCGACCAGCGTGTCCATGCGCGCCTTCGACTCCGGCGTCGCGAAGCGCACCCAATCTTCACTGGGGCGACAGGTCGGATACGCCGGCGACAGCAGCACGATCTTGCCACGCGCCTTCGGCAACCACGCCACGAACTCCGTGCTGTCTTTGAACTTGGGGAGGACGATCGCCTCGGCCTTCACCGGCTTGCCCTTCGTGCCCGGGCTCCAGGCCAGCATCGTGCCTTCCAACGAGCGCGTGCGCGGTGCCACGAGATCGATGTGCGACACGCCACGCCGCCATCCACGCCAGGTGCCGTAGTTCTCACGCTTGGCGTCGATGCCCCACGACTTGTACTGCGCGATGGCCCAGTCGCTGGCAGCTAGCATCCCTGGACTTCCCGTAAGGCGCGGACCGATGGAATCCAACAGCGCCTGACCGAGGGCTTCCACGCGGGAGGAGTCCATGCCGATCTGCCAGATGCGCTTGATCGCGGGGTCGTCGGTGGGGAAGGTGGTGGGGCGCTGGGCCTGCGCTGGTGTGCTTGCGGCTAGGCCGACGGCGGTGGCGACGGCGGCGAGGGCCGCCGAGCGCCGGATGGTGGAGGACATGGGTGGGGACGAGTGGGTCGTGGTGGGAGCGGGGATGCCGCAGAATGCAGCCGACGATGGGGGAACGCGAGTGGCGGGGCAACTGGCGCGGCTTTCGTGCTTTCGGTATATTTTCGGTATCTATTGCCATAGTCGATGTTGCCCGCTCCCGTCTGTCGGCGAGTGCGACCGACGACCATCTTCTCTGCCATGACTGCAACCACCCTCACCTCCGGCGTGGCACACGACGAACTCGTGGCCACCGTGGCGCTGCTGCAGTCGTCGACGCTCGTGAAGACGCATCTGGGTGCACTCATCGAGAACGTCGGATCGGCGGTGGAATTGCTGCGGGACAGCTTCGCCCAAACAGCGGCGGCCGCCGGTCAGCCTGAGCTGTTTGAGCCCATTCCCGAGGCCGTCCAATCGGCGGCGGCCAACGAAGTGGCATCGTGGAGCGAGTACGCGTATCACGCGTCCACGGTGCTCGACTGCTCGTATCCGGACATGCTGCGCACGATCTTCAATCGCCCGCCGCTGCTCTTCACCGAAGGCGACGCGTCGGTGTTGAATACCGTCGGCGTCGCGATCGTCGGCACGCGAAAGGCGAGCACGCTCGGCATTCGCCGTGCGACAAAACTTGCACGCGAACTGGGCGAGCGAAAGCTGACGATCGTTTCAGGGCTTGCCGCCGGCATCGACTCGGCGGCGCATCGTGCCGCACTTGACGTCGGCGCGCGAACGATCGCGGTGGTGGGCACGGGCTTGACCAAGGTGTATCCGAAAGAGAACACCTTGCTCGCGCGCGAGATTGTCGCAAAGGGTGGGGCGCTCGTGTCGCAGT
Protein-coding sequences here:
- a CDS encoding DUF2283 domain-containing protein, with translation MKLNYFPETDSLYIDLIDRASVESREVSAGVVLDYDAEGRIVGIDIDHASQTVDLLRLELQAPHMAVERTVA
- a CDS encoding sialidase family protein — translated: MKVVVRSSFSLPLVALLVIGEFAACDAPTLNEPVASPTVSALATPSSALALASPAALGPAGPQALAFQTYDGSGEVVHPDVVRFPETWNGYQLWSTLTPYARSSTLLENPSVFASHDGESWDVPLSVTNPLARTTRGYLSDPDLVFEPRTGALWMYYREVEHARGANGKTTHVADNVWLMTSDDGRRWSVPTKVAADSGRYVVSPSVVRTADGDWRMYQVDAGTSGCSAKASRVTVRRSADGITWSSRKASGLGQPGYVPWHLDVQYIESRGEYWALTAAYKSGRGCMTSSLFLATSRDGFTWTTYPSSVLAPGEFAPFSAAVYRSTFAVTSPDSVTIWYSGARVATPKRGKTPAIFAWSAAISPMRVDSLFARVRSSTRAKNGSVALAGAEGSFSKSAP
- a CDS encoding M20/M25/M40 family metallo-hydrolase, producing MSSTIRRSAALAAVATAVGLAASTPAQAQRPTTFPTDDPAIKRIWQIGMDSSRVEALGQALLDSIGPRLTGSPGMLAASDWAIAQYKSWGIDAKRENYGTWRGWRRGVSHIDLVAPRTRSLEGTMLAWSPGTKGKPVKAEAIVLPKFKDSTEFVAWLPKARGKIVLLSPAYPTCRPSEDWVRFATPESKARMDTLVAQTQQDWAVMTGANGRPDSTKLYRGTGYGMGLGTGTLGMRLEKAGVVGMITSRNKLSGFANPFAAQNAGGGRGPGGPGGPGGQRPAGASDRGGGPASSLAAAAAGRGGFGGGGAGGAGGWGVIEVFETYNTTAPAVGLTCEDYSLVYRLAENNQKPMVTLDLDAALLGEQPAFNTIAMIKGSEKPDEYVMLSAHFDSWDGSSGATDNGTGTLMAMEAMRILKKAYPNPKRTIMVGHWASEEQGLNGSTAFTEDHPEVMKGLQGLFNQDNGTGRVQSLSSSGLTDIGRHLKQWYTQLPGFFTDSMSANVVSWSFNDVPTGNPGGTDGAVFACFGTPSFGMGAVGWNYGTYTWHTNRDTYDKIVFDDVKHNATLAALMVYLASEDPEFIKRDRSPGTWPANWPANCGKVPRKTRPRY
- a CDS encoding ABA4-like family protein; this translates as MSDAQLFQYANTTALLSWIVLAVQPKRTAATLRFVVPLAMAVLYIWALSTAPANPDGGFGSLAQVKALFTQDRVILAGWVHYLAFDFFIGCWMVMDAAERGIKHLLVIPCMLLTFMFGPVGLMLYVGLRTAISGRAVKTA
- a CDS encoding HigA family addiction module antitoxin, yielding MPRKLKPVTPGELLWEEFLLPLGITKYRVAKEIGVPAQRIGEIVAGRRAITADTDLRLCRFFRLSNGYWLRAQAAHDTAVAAKAIAAELKRIKPWAGSAA
- a CDS encoding DNA-processing protein DprA, yielding MTATTLTSGVAHDELVATVALLQSSTLVKTHLGALIENVGSAVELLRDSFAQTAAAAGQPELFEPIPEAVQSAAANEVASWSEYAYHASTVLDCSYPDMLRTIFNRPPLLFTEGDASVLNTVGVAIVGTRKASTLGIRRATKLARELGERKLTIVSGLAAGIDSAAHRAALDVGARTIAVVGTGLTKVYPKENTLLAREIVAKGGALVSQFLPRTAPHSGNFPMRNITMSGLSVITVVVEASNTSGARMQARVALEHGRSVFLLQSLVEQHTWAREMVDVGVRGMRARVLRDVEELTRNLNPSFAPRAFAIA
- a CDS encoding glycosyltransferase family 4 protein, giving the protein MRDALRLVFVATLPDVGGAAAHLVSLTSALADAGHQISVVAQAGSALWGTLQADPRITLHDAAFTSTYRASAMRTVRRAITQRGADAVFATFERDYWGTGVVATQCGVPAAFFLHHAGLKRVNRLILTRLRWDFIVPSHDLRAWITDRGVAPSRSHVLYNSVDTGAFHPNVASRATVRTTLGLPYDAIVVGFIGRLERNKGVIPFAHALNQAMARDSRVHALWLGSGLCEHELDDIIRSADAPERHVRHPWADDVHPYYSALDLLALPSTKRESFGRVLIEAQACGIPVLGSDIGGIPETMDVGRSGRLVAPGDIDAWGRAIGELSADGTLRTNMGAAGMSFVRERFDNATVGAQFESWFSSWRASHRGG
- a CDS encoding helix-turn-helix domain-containing protein, yielding MPLRKQPAPRNDGTSAIDELFGETPGWSGAMGAAEVAVGVAQAIYDLRERHGLTQKALAARIGTTQSVIARLEDADYEGHSLRMIARIAAAVGERVTIAFSGETERTVA